In the Caenorhabditis elegans chromosome X genome, one interval contains:
- the tmem-24 gene encoding C2 domain-containing protein (Confirmed by transcript evidence) has product MLSGERFESLLKSPKHHAKQFQEKVLNAYNYAIQLYTDAIESETFATYGQLILPLAVLVSVVLTILLCSVIWKILYYTSFLQVLGWLFGEMLWVILSWGLVAVLCYFALNHLGSTGEAAHTSSTFGSSVSGNGVANGGTHTSSGEWSNEIVSWLYSNFHKVPAPMDAWIKSLNEAAKKVTSPTKCEVLFEGFGDHSDVLQPPKISNVRVEHGPRDHLTVRSNVHLPCVKLRLVSSQRTPERMIVSNYDVSIVDLRGEVECRMACIANQLYLMGCFSGRPEMDIELRNTDPNAQYQVSIPMVEESIRRCLLSAVTNINLSEEMPEERNTFADTFSRTIYNPPTHSPSGTMRNSYNNYDTNLHVDAYGTQSSHRSNSPSGDVPEMFKKLNESHLISPSYNTNSIPNKMRIKVIKASRLGREVSQPFVNVEMDEPAQKYSTTKGINANPFWEETFDFDLTPATEEILFEIYEGNDKLHMNDDEGFLGLAIVNFEEIRRSGETVHSLKLQGRPYRKDAISGEITVQFDFFYDPNLLTSGKLTDTVKVTNPNGSEFRETLTTHRRPIYDPHDNFDGHEPIVPSKTTTVTVKTVSQTLKEKPTIQSVHGSLENAVDPATQKILDRQFKNHNDPKTRELEAKLQSVAQSMSASSTLDRPSKNGNNGQYYRDQTAPPEFHEELDVRQSRDKSKKAPTEKRDRSFFGELKDRLSGRRGRSQKRSKSVDVENNQLLEEAVSLPPSRDPSRTRYAVSSNDKYRETHSVGGRSGESTKSLYQHSTLILELDQDKQAKYFLIPPAMLNEPAASRLMRKGKKLHIYNDHTFVAVKVKGGATCNVCQQRIRSSFSKQAYQCRDCKMVCHKTCHYKTDAFCTQSNVSKLQIAKDVDWAHFLSHYQLEEFISSEGL; this is encoded by the exons ATGTTGTCGGGAGAACGATTCGAATCGCTTCTAAAAAGTCCGAAGCATCATGCCAaacaatttcaagaaaaagtgtTAAATGCCTATAATTATGCCATTCAACTCTATACAGATGCCATCGAATCCGAAACATTTGCTACCTACGGCCAACTTATTCTTCCACTTGCAGTTCTAGTATCCGTAGTTCTTACTATTCTACTATGCAGCGTTATATGGAAAATCCTATACTACACAAGTTTCCTACaag TTTTGGGTTGGCTGTTTGGAGAGATGCTGTGGGTGATCCTTTCATGGGGTCTTGTCGCAGTTCTCTGCTACTTTGCCCTAAACCATCTTGGATCCACCGGCGAAGCTGCTCATACATCATCCACATTCGGCAGTTCGGTCTCTGG AAACGGTGTTGCAAACGGCGGAACTCATACCTCAAGCGGCGAATGGTCGAACGAAATAGTTTCATGGCTTTACTCAAACTTTCACAAAGTGCCCGCTCCCATGGATGCGTGGATTAAATCATTGAACGAGGCCGCTAAAAAAGTGACATCTCCG ACAAAATGTGAAGTGCTTTTCGAGGGATTTGGAGATCACAGCGATGTGCTACAACCACCAAAGATTAGTAATGTGCGAGTTGAACACGGACCACGAGATCATTTG actGTCCGCTCTAACGTGCATCTGCCATGTGTAAAACTGCGGTTGGTCTCTTCACAACGAACTCCCGAGAGAATGATAGTTTCAAATTACGACGTTTCGATTGTCGATTTGAGAGGAGAG GTGGAATGTCGAATGGCTTGCATTGCAAACCAATTGTACCTGATGGGTTGTTTCAGTGGACGACCGGAAATGGATATAGAATTGAGGAATACCGATCCGAATGCTCAATATCAAGTGTCTATTCCAATGGTTGAAGAAAGCATCAGAAGATGCCTGTTGTCGGCGGTTACTAATATCAACTTATCTGAAGAGATGCCAGAAGAGAGAAATACATTTGCTGACACTTTTAGCAGAACTATCTATAATCCACCA acccaTTCCCCATCTGGAACAATGCGCAACTCGTACAACAACTATGACACCAACCTTCACGTGGACGCTTATGGTACCCAATCTTCTCATAGAAGCAATAGTCCATCTGGGGATGTTCCTgagatgttcaaaaaattaaacgaatCTCAT TTGATCAGTCCATCCTATAACACAAATTCTATTCCAAATAAAATGCGAATCAAAGTCATCAAAGCAAGTCGCCTTGGGAGAGAAGTTTCTCAACCGTTTGTAAATGTTGAAATGGATGAGCCAGCTCAAAAATACTCAACCACAAAGGGAATCAATGCAAATCCGTTTTGGGAGGAAACTTTTGATTT CGATTTGACCCCTGCAACTGAAGAAATTCTTTTCGAAATCTACGAGGGAAATGACAAGCTTCACATGAACGACGATGAAGGATTCTTGGGTCTAGCTATTGTTAACTTTGAGGAAATCAGAAGAAGTGGGGAGACCGTTCACTCTTTGAAACTTCAAGGAAGACCATATCGAAAAGATGCGATCAGTGGAGAGATCACTGTTCAGTTTGACTTCTTCTATGACCCAAATTTGTTGACTTCTGGAAAACTGACAGACACGGTTAAAGTTACAAATCCAAACGGTTCTGAATTCCGAGAGACACTTACAACGCATAGAAGACCGATATATGACCCACACG ACAACTTTGATGGTCATGAGCCAATTGTACCTTCAAAAACTACCACTGTGACAGTTAAGACAGTCTCTCAGACTCTCAAGGAAAAGCCTACTATTCAATCAGTTCATGGGTCACTTGAAAATGCTGTTGATCCGGCAACGCAGAAAATTCTTGATCGCCAATTCAAAAACCACAATGACCCGAAGACTCGCGAGCTTGAGGCAAAACTTCAATCAGTTGCGCAGAGCATGTCTGCGTCTAGTACTTTAGATAGACCAtccaaaaatggaaacaatGGGCAATATTATCGTGATCAAACAGCGCCACCCGAGTTTCATGAAGAACTGGATGTTAGACAGAGCAGAGACAAGTCGAAGAAGGCTCCAACAGAGAAACGAGATCGTTCATTCTTCGGTGAACTGAAAGATAGGCTCAGTGGTAGACGAGGCAGAAGTCAAAAAAG ATCAAAATCAGTCGACGTAGAGAATAATCAGCTGTTGGAAGAAGCAGTATCTCTACCACCATCTAGAGATCCTAGCAGAACTCGATATGCAGTTTCATCAAACGACAAATATCGGGAGACGCATTCGGTCGGAGGAAGAAGTGGAGAGTCTACGAAGAGTTTGTATCAGCATAGCACACTTATTCTTGAGTTAGATCAGGATAAACAAGCAAA ATACTTCCTCATCCCTCCAGCAATGCTCAATGAGCCAGCTGCATCTCGATTAATGAGGAAAGGAAAGAAACTTCACATCTACAACGATCATACATTTGTTGCCGTCAAAGTAAAAGG CGGTGCCACGTGCAATGTGTGCCAGCAAAGGATTCGAAGCAGTTTTTCCAAGCAAGCTTATCAGTGCAGAG actgcAAAATGGTATGCCATAAAACTTGTCACTACAAAACCGATGCATTCTGCACTCAGAGTAATGTTTCCAAACTGCAAat AGCAAAAGACGTCGATTGGGCTCACTTCCTCAGTCATTATCAATTGGAAGAATTTATTTCCAGTGAAGGATTataa
- the tmem-24 gene encoding C2 domain-containing protein (Confirmed by transcript evidence) encodes MLSGERFESLLKSPKHHAKQFQEKVLNAYNYAIQLYTDAIESETFATYGQLILPLAVLVSVVLTILLCSVIWKILYYTSFLQVLGWLFGEMLWVILSWGLVAVLCYFALNHLGSTGEAAHTSSTFGSSVSGNGVANGGTHTSSGEWSNEIVSWLYSNFHKVPAPMDAWIKSLNEAAKKVTSPTKCEVLFEGFGDHSDVLQPPKISNVRVEHGPRDHLTVRSNVHLPCVKLRLVSSQRTPERMIVSNYDVSIVDLRGEVECRMACIANQLYLMGCFSGRPEMDIELRNTDPNAQYQVSIPMVEESIRRCLLSAVTNINLSEEMPEERNTFADTFSRTIYNPPTHSPSGTMRNSYNNYDTNLHVDAYGTQSSHRSNSPSGDVPEMFKKLNESHLISPSYNTNSIPNKMRIKVIKASRLGREVSQPFVNVEMDEPAQKYSTTKGINANPFWEETFDFDLTPATEEILFEIYEGNDKLHMNDDEGFLGLAIVNFEEIRRSGETVHSLKLQGRPYRKDAISGEITVQFDFFYDPNLLTSGKLTDTVKVTNPNGSEFRETLTTHRRPIYDPHDNFDGHEPIVPSKTTTVTVKTVSQTLKEKPTIQSVHGSLENAVDPATQKILDRQFKNHNDPKTRELEAKLQSVAQSMSASSTLDRPSKNGNNGQYYRDQTAPPEFHEELDVRQSRDKSKKAPTEKRDRSFFGELKDRLSGRRGRSQKRSKSVDVENNQLLEEAVSLPPSRDPSRTRYAVSSNDKYRETHSVGGRSGESTKSLYQHSTLILELDQDKQAKYFLIPPAMLNEPAASRLMRKGKKLHIYNDHTFVAVKVKGCSGATCNVCQQRIRSSFSKQAYQCRDCKMVCHKTCHYKTDAFCTQSNVSKLQIAKDVDWAHFLSHYQLEEFISSEGL; translated from the exons ATGTTGTCGGGAGAACGATTCGAATCGCTTCTAAAAAGTCCGAAGCATCATGCCAaacaatttcaagaaaaagtgtTAAATGCCTATAATTATGCCATTCAACTCTATACAGATGCCATCGAATCCGAAACATTTGCTACCTACGGCCAACTTATTCTTCCACTTGCAGTTCTAGTATCCGTAGTTCTTACTATTCTACTATGCAGCGTTATATGGAAAATCCTATACTACACAAGTTTCCTACaag TTTTGGGTTGGCTGTTTGGAGAGATGCTGTGGGTGATCCTTTCATGGGGTCTTGTCGCAGTTCTCTGCTACTTTGCCCTAAACCATCTTGGATCCACCGGCGAAGCTGCTCATACATCATCCACATTCGGCAGTTCGGTCTCTGG AAACGGTGTTGCAAACGGCGGAACTCATACCTCAAGCGGCGAATGGTCGAACGAAATAGTTTCATGGCTTTACTCAAACTTTCACAAAGTGCCCGCTCCCATGGATGCGTGGATTAAATCATTGAACGAGGCCGCTAAAAAAGTGACATCTCCG ACAAAATGTGAAGTGCTTTTCGAGGGATTTGGAGATCACAGCGATGTGCTACAACCACCAAAGATTAGTAATGTGCGAGTTGAACACGGACCACGAGATCATTTG actGTCCGCTCTAACGTGCATCTGCCATGTGTAAAACTGCGGTTGGTCTCTTCACAACGAACTCCCGAGAGAATGATAGTTTCAAATTACGACGTTTCGATTGTCGATTTGAGAGGAGAG GTGGAATGTCGAATGGCTTGCATTGCAAACCAATTGTACCTGATGGGTTGTTTCAGTGGACGACCGGAAATGGATATAGAATTGAGGAATACCGATCCGAATGCTCAATATCAAGTGTCTATTCCAATGGTTGAAGAAAGCATCAGAAGATGCCTGTTGTCGGCGGTTACTAATATCAACTTATCTGAAGAGATGCCAGAAGAGAGAAATACATTTGCTGACACTTTTAGCAGAACTATCTATAATCCACCA acccaTTCCCCATCTGGAACAATGCGCAACTCGTACAACAACTATGACACCAACCTTCACGTGGACGCTTATGGTACCCAATCTTCTCATAGAAGCAATAGTCCATCTGGGGATGTTCCTgagatgttcaaaaaattaaacgaatCTCAT TTGATCAGTCCATCCTATAACACAAATTCTATTCCAAATAAAATGCGAATCAAAGTCATCAAAGCAAGTCGCCTTGGGAGAGAAGTTTCTCAACCGTTTGTAAATGTTGAAATGGATGAGCCAGCTCAAAAATACTCAACCACAAAGGGAATCAATGCAAATCCGTTTTGGGAGGAAACTTTTGATTT CGATTTGACCCCTGCAACTGAAGAAATTCTTTTCGAAATCTACGAGGGAAATGACAAGCTTCACATGAACGACGATGAAGGATTCTTGGGTCTAGCTATTGTTAACTTTGAGGAAATCAGAAGAAGTGGGGAGACCGTTCACTCTTTGAAACTTCAAGGAAGACCATATCGAAAAGATGCGATCAGTGGAGAGATCACTGTTCAGTTTGACTTCTTCTATGACCCAAATTTGTTGACTTCTGGAAAACTGACAGACACGGTTAAAGTTACAAATCCAAACGGTTCTGAATTCCGAGAGACACTTACAACGCATAGAAGACCGATATATGACCCACACG ACAACTTTGATGGTCATGAGCCAATTGTACCTTCAAAAACTACCACTGTGACAGTTAAGACAGTCTCTCAGACTCTCAAGGAAAAGCCTACTATTCAATCAGTTCATGGGTCACTTGAAAATGCTGTTGATCCGGCAACGCAGAAAATTCTTGATCGCCAATTCAAAAACCACAATGACCCGAAGACTCGCGAGCTTGAGGCAAAACTTCAATCAGTTGCGCAGAGCATGTCTGCGTCTAGTACTTTAGATAGACCAtccaaaaatggaaacaatGGGCAATATTATCGTGATCAAACAGCGCCACCCGAGTTTCATGAAGAACTGGATGTTAGACAGAGCAGAGACAAGTCGAAGAAGGCTCCAACAGAGAAACGAGATCGTTCATTCTTCGGTGAACTGAAAGATAGGCTCAGTGGTAGACGAGGCAGAAGTCAAAAAAG ATCAAAATCAGTCGACGTAGAGAATAATCAGCTGTTGGAAGAAGCAGTATCTCTACCACCATCTAGAGATCCTAGCAGAACTCGATATGCAGTTTCATCAAACGACAAATATCGGGAGACGCATTCGGTCGGAGGAAGAAGTGGAGAGTCTACGAAGAGTTTGTATCAGCATAGCACACTTATTCTTGAGTTAGATCAGGATAAACAAGCAAA ATACTTCCTCATCCCTCCAGCAATGCTCAATGAGCCAGCTGCATCTCGATTAATGAGGAAAGGAAAGAAACTTCACATCTACAACGATCATACATTTGTTGCCGTCAAAGTAAAAGG TTGCAGCGGTGCCACGTGCAATGTGTGCCAGCAAAGGATTCGAAGCAGTTTTTCCAAGCAAGCTTATCAGTGCAGAG actgcAAAATGGTATGCCATAAAACTTGTCACTACAAAACCGATGCATTCTGCACTCAGAGTAATGTTTCCAAACTGCAAat AGCAAAAGACGTCGATTGGGCTCACTTCCTCAGTCATTATCAATTGGAAGAATTTATTTCCAGTGAAGGATTataa
- the tmem-24 gene encoding C2 domain-containing protein (Confirmed by transcript evidence), which translates to MLWVILSWGLVAVLCYFALNHLGSTGEAAHTSSTFGSSVSGNGVANGGTHTSSGEWSNEIVSWLYSNFHKVPAPMDAWIKSLNEAAKKVTSPTKCEVLFEGFGDHSDVLQPPKISNVRVEHGPRDHLTVRSNVHLPCVKLRLVSSQRTPERMIVSNYDVSIVDLRGEVECRMACIANQLYLMGCFSGRPEMDIELRNTDPNAQYQVSIPMVEESIRRCLLSAVTNINLSEEMPEERNTFADTFSRTIYNPPTHSPSGTMRNSYNNYDTNLHVDAYGTQSSHRSNSPSGDVPEMFKKLNESHLISPSYNTNSIPNKMRIKVIKASRLGREVSQPFVNVEMDEPAQKYSTTKGINANPFWEETFDFDLTPATEEILFEIYEGNDKLHMNDDEGFLGLAIVNFEEIRRSGETVHSLKLQGRPYRKDAISGEITVQFDFFYDPNLLTSGKLTDTVKVTNPNGSEFRETLTTHRRPIYDPHDNFDGHEPIVPSKTTTVTVKTVSQTLKEKPTIQSVHGSLENAVDPATQKILDRQFKNHNDPKTRELEAKLQSVAQSMSASSTLDRPSKNGNNGQYYRDQTAPPEFHEELDVRQSRDKSKKAPTEKRDRSFFGELKDRLSGRRGRSQKRSKSVDVENNQLLEEAVSLPPSRDPSRTRYAVSSNDKYRETHSVGGRSGESTKSLYQHSTLILELDQDKQAKYFLIPPAMLNEPAASRLMRKGKKLHIYNDHTFVAVKVKGGATCNVCQQRIRSSFSKQAYQCRDCKMVCHKTCHYKTDAFCTQSNVSKLQIAKDVDWAHFLSHYQLEEFISSEGL; encoded by the exons ATGCTGTGGGTGATCCTTTCATGGGGTCTTGTCGCAGTTCTCTGCTACTTTGCCCTAAACCATCTTGGATCCACCGGCGAAGCTGCTCATACATCATCCACATTCGGCAGTTCGGTCTCTGG AAACGGTGTTGCAAACGGCGGAACTCATACCTCAAGCGGCGAATGGTCGAACGAAATAGTTTCATGGCTTTACTCAAACTTTCACAAAGTGCCCGCTCCCATGGATGCGTGGATTAAATCATTGAACGAGGCCGCTAAAAAAGTGACATCTCCG ACAAAATGTGAAGTGCTTTTCGAGGGATTTGGAGATCACAGCGATGTGCTACAACCACCAAAGATTAGTAATGTGCGAGTTGAACACGGACCACGAGATCATTTG actGTCCGCTCTAACGTGCATCTGCCATGTGTAAAACTGCGGTTGGTCTCTTCACAACGAACTCCCGAGAGAATGATAGTTTCAAATTACGACGTTTCGATTGTCGATTTGAGAGGAGAG GTGGAATGTCGAATGGCTTGCATTGCAAACCAATTGTACCTGATGGGTTGTTTCAGTGGACGACCGGAAATGGATATAGAATTGAGGAATACCGATCCGAATGCTCAATATCAAGTGTCTATTCCAATGGTTGAAGAAAGCATCAGAAGATGCCTGTTGTCGGCGGTTACTAATATCAACTTATCTGAAGAGATGCCAGAAGAGAGAAATACATTTGCTGACACTTTTAGCAGAACTATCTATAATCCACCA acccaTTCCCCATCTGGAACAATGCGCAACTCGTACAACAACTATGACACCAACCTTCACGTGGACGCTTATGGTACCCAATCTTCTCATAGAAGCAATAGTCCATCTGGGGATGTTCCTgagatgttcaaaaaattaaacgaatCTCAT TTGATCAGTCCATCCTATAACACAAATTCTATTCCAAATAAAATGCGAATCAAAGTCATCAAAGCAAGTCGCCTTGGGAGAGAAGTTTCTCAACCGTTTGTAAATGTTGAAATGGATGAGCCAGCTCAAAAATACTCAACCACAAAGGGAATCAATGCAAATCCGTTTTGGGAGGAAACTTTTGATTT CGATTTGACCCCTGCAACTGAAGAAATTCTTTTCGAAATCTACGAGGGAAATGACAAGCTTCACATGAACGACGATGAAGGATTCTTGGGTCTAGCTATTGTTAACTTTGAGGAAATCAGAAGAAGTGGGGAGACCGTTCACTCTTTGAAACTTCAAGGAAGACCATATCGAAAAGATGCGATCAGTGGAGAGATCACTGTTCAGTTTGACTTCTTCTATGACCCAAATTTGTTGACTTCTGGAAAACTGACAGACACGGTTAAAGTTACAAATCCAAACGGTTCTGAATTCCGAGAGACACTTACAACGCATAGAAGACCGATATATGACCCACACG ACAACTTTGATGGTCATGAGCCAATTGTACCTTCAAAAACTACCACTGTGACAGTTAAGACAGTCTCTCAGACTCTCAAGGAAAAGCCTACTATTCAATCAGTTCATGGGTCACTTGAAAATGCTGTTGATCCGGCAACGCAGAAAATTCTTGATCGCCAATTCAAAAACCACAATGACCCGAAGACTCGCGAGCTTGAGGCAAAACTTCAATCAGTTGCGCAGAGCATGTCTGCGTCTAGTACTTTAGATAGACCAtccaaaaatggaaacaatGGGCAATATTATCGTGATCAAACAGCGCCACCCGAGTTTCATGAAGAACTGGATGTTAGACAGAGCAGAGACAAGTCGAAGAAGGCTCCAACAGAGAAACGAGATCGTTCATTCTTCGGTGAACTGAAAGATAGGCTCAGTGGTAGACGAGGCAGAAGTCAAAAAAG ATCAAAATCAGTCGACGTAGAGAATAATCAGCTGTTGGAAGAAGCAGTATCTCTACCACCATCTAGAGATCCTAGCAGAACTCGATATGCAGTTTCATCAAACGACAAATATCGGGAGACGCATTCGGTCGGAGGAAGAAGTGGAGAGTCTACGAAGAGTTTGTATCAGCATAGCACACTTATTCTTGAGTTAGATCAGGATAAACAAGCAAA ATACTTCCTCATCCCTCCAGCAATGCTCAATGAGCCAGCTGCATCTCGATTAATGAGGAAAGGAAAGAAACTTCACATCTACAACGATCATACATTTGTTGCCGTCAAAGTAAAAGG CGGTGCCACGTGCAATGTGTGCCAGCAAAGGATTCGAAGCAGTTTTTCCAAGCAAGCTTATCAGTGCAGAG actgcAAAATGGTATGCCATAAAACTTGTCACTACAAAACCGATGCATTCTGCACTCAGAGTAATGTTTCCAAACTGCAAat AGCAAAAGACGTCGATTGGGCTCACTTCCTCAGTCATTATCAATTGGAAGAATTTATTTCCAGTGAAGGATTataa
- the tmem-24 gene encoding C2 domain-containing protein (Confirmed by transcript evidence) has translation MLWVILSWGLVAVLCYFALNHLGSTGEAAHTSSTFGSSVSGNGVANGGTHTSSGEWSNEIVSWLYSNFHKVPAPMDAWIKSLNEAAKKVTSPTKCEVLFEGFGDHSDVLQPPKISNVRVEHGPRDHLTVRSNVHLPCVKLRLVSSQRTPERMIVSNYDVSIVDLRGEVECRMACIANQLYLMGCFSGRPEMDIELRNTDPNAQYQVSIPMVEESIRRCLLSAVTNINLSEEMPEERNTFADTFSRTIYNPPTHSPSGTMRNSYNNYDTNLHVDAYGTQSSHRSNSPSGDVPEMFKKLNESHLISPSYNTNSIPNKMRIKVIKASRLGREVSQPFVNVEMDEPAQKYSTTKGINANPFWEETFDFDLTPATEEILFEIYEGNDKLHMNDDEGFLGLAIVNFEEIRRSGETVHSLKLQGRPYRKDAISGEITVQFDFFYDPNLLTSGKLTDTVKVTNPNGSEFRETLTTHRRPIYDPHDNFDGHEPIVPSKTTTVTVKTVSQTLKEKPTIQSVHGSLENAVDPATQKILDRQFKNHNDPKTRELEAKLQSVAQSMSASSTLDRPSKNGNNGQYYRDQTAPPEFHEELDVRQSRDKSKKAPTEKRDRSFFGELKDRLSGRRGRSQKRSKSVDVENNQLLEEAVSLPPSRDPSRTRYAVSSNDKYRETHSVGGRSGESTKSLYQHSTLILELDQDKQAKYFLIPPAMLNEPAASRLMRKGKKLHIYNDHTFVAVKVKGCSGATCNVCQQRIRSSFSKQAYQCRDCKMVCHKTCHYKTDAFCTQSNVSKLQIAKDVDWAHFLSHYQLEEFISSEGL, from the exons ATGCTGTGGGTGATCCTTTCATGGGGTCTTGTCGCAGTTCTCTGCTACTTTGCCCTAAACCATCTTGGATCCACCGGCGAAGCTGCTCATACATCATCCACATTCGGCAGTTCGGTCTCTGG AAACGGTGTTGCAAACGGCGGAACTCATACCTCAAGCGGCGAATGGTCGAACGAAATAGTTTCATGGCTTTACTCAAACTTTCACAAAGTGCCCGCTCCCATGGATGCGTGGATTAAATCATTGAACGAGGCCGCTAAAAAAGTGACATCTCCG ACAAAATGTGAAGTGCTTTTCGAGGGATTTGGAGATCACAGCGATGTGCTACAACCACCAAAGATTAGTAATGTGCGAGTTGAACACGGACCACGAGATCATTTG actGTCCGCTCTAACGTGCATCTGCCATGTGTAAAACTGCGGTTGGTCTCTTCACAACGAACTCCCGAGAGAATGATAGTTTCAAATTACGACGTTTCGATTGTCGATTTGAGAGGAGAG GTGGAATGTCGAATGGCTTGCATTGCAAACCAATTGTACCTGATGGGTTGTTTCAGTGGACGACCGGAAATGGATATAGAATTGAGGAATACCGATCCGAATGCTCAATATCAAGTGTCTATTCCAATGGTTGAAGAAAGCATCAGAAGATGCCTGTTGTCGGCGGTTACTAATATCAACTTATCTGAAGAGATGCCAGAAGAGAGAAATACATTTGCTGACACTTTTAGCAGAACTATCTATAATCCACCA acccaTTCCCCATCTGGAACAATGCGCAACTCGTACAACAACTATGACACCAACCTTCACGTGGACGCTTATGGTACCCAATCTTCTCATAGAAGCAATAGTCCATCTGGGGATGTTCCTgagatgttcaaaaaattaaacgaatCTCAT TTGATCAGTCCATCCTATAACACAAATTCTATTCCAAATAAAATGCGAATCAAAGTCATCAAAGCAAGTCGCCTTGGGAGAGAAGTTTCTCAACCGTTTGTAAATGTTGAAATGGATGAGCCAGCTCAAAAATACTCAACCACAAAGGGAATCAATGCAAATCCGTTTTGGGAGGAAACTTTTGATTT CGATTTGACCCCTGCAACTGAAGAAATTCTTTTCGAAATCTACGAGGGAAATGACAAGCTTCACATGAACGACGATGAAGGATTCTTGGGTCTAGCTATTGTTAACTTTGAGGAAATCAGAAGAAGTGGGGAGACCGTTCACTCTTTGAAACTTCAAGGAAGACCATATCGAAAAGATGCGATCAGTGGAGAGATCACTGTTCAGTTTGACTTCTTCTATGACCCAAATTTGTTGACTTCTGGAAAACTGACAGACACGGTTAAAGTTACAAATCCAAACGGTTCTGAATTCCGAGAGACACTTACAACGCATAGAAGACCGATATATGACCCACACG ACAACTTTGATGGTCATGAGCCAATTGTACCTTCAAAAACTACCACTGTGACAGTTAAGACAGTCTCTCAGACTCTCAAGGAAAAGCCTACTATTCAATCAGTTCATGGGTCACTTGAAAATGCTGTTGATCCGGCAACGCAGAAAATTCTTGATCGCCAATTCAAAAACCACAATGACCCGAAGACTCGCGAGCTTGAGGCAAAACTTCAATCAGTTGCGCAGAGCATGTCTGCGTCTAGTACTTTAGATAGACCAtccaaaaatggaaacaatGGGCAATATTATCGTGATCAAACAGCGCCACCCGAGTTTCATGAAGAACTGGATGTTAGACAGAGCAGAGACAAGTCGAAGAAGGCTCCAACAGAGAAACGAGATCGTTCATTCTTCGGTGAACTGAAAGATAGGCTCAGTGGTAGACGAGGCAGAAGTCAAAAAAG ATCAAAATCAGTCGACGTAGAGAATAATCAGCTGTTGGAAGAAGCAGTATCTCTACCACCATCTAGAGATCCTAGCAGAACTCGATATGCAGTTTCATCAAACGACAAATATCGGGAGACGCATTCGGTCGGAGGAAGAAGTGGAGAGTCTACGAAGAGTTTGTATCAGCATAGCACACTTATTCTTGAGTTAGATCAGGATAAACAAGCAAA ATACTTCCTCATCCCTCCAGCAATGCTCAATGAGCCAGCTGCATCTCGATTAATGAGGAAAGGAAAGAAACTTCACATCTACAACGATCATACATTTGTTGCCGTCAAAGTAAAAGG TTGCAGCGGTGCCACGTGCAATGTGTGCCAGCAAAGGATTCGAAGCAGTTTTTCCAAGCAAGCTTATCAGTGCAGAG actgcAAAATGGTATGCCATAAAACTTGTCACTACAAAACCGATGCATTCTGCACTCAGAGTAATGTTTCCAAACTGCAAat AGCAAAAGACGTCGATTGGGCTCACTTCCTCAGTCATTATCAATTGGAAGAATTTATTTCCAGTGAAGGATTataa